In one window of Paenarthrobacter nicotinovorans DNA:
- a CDS encoding aldehyde dehydrogenase family protein: protein MTSTTFDTSLTTGGTPGPHLTAQHLINGQWLGEAGTRRMNPARPDELAALSPSGSAQDVDAAITAAAAAQPAWAALPAPARGAILIAAGNLLLDRQAAIAEDLVREEGKTLAEAKGEVKRASDVLRFFGSLGWAATGEVLPSGLPDTTITTRREALGVVGLITPWNFPIAIPAWKTAPALISGNTVVIKPAELTPLSATHLARALQDAGLPAGVFNVVHGKGRIVGDALARDPRIAGLSFTGSTKVGLGLQEILNARRARVQLEMGGKNGVLVLDDADARKAAQVVAAGAFGLTGQACTATSRVYVTPGIRPAFLEALVAEAATYNPGDGLGGVDSGEARMGAVVSRQQFEQDQDAVRTAVERGATLLHGQYDGDPTGPLFLAPAVLTDLPFDDAAVTEEIFGPVVAVLEVADYEAGLAAINDSRYGLTAGICTDSLALASDFAARAQAGVVKVNRPTAGLDLNVPFGGVKDSSTNTFREQGRSALDFFTWGKTVYTGV from the coding sequence ATGACCTCCACGACTTTTGATACCAGCCTCACAACCGGCGGCACCCCCGGACCACACCTCACCGCCCAGCACCTCATCAACGGCCAATGGCTCGGCGAGGCCGGAACCAGGCGGATGAACCCGGCCCGTCCGGATGAGCTCGCCGCGCTCTCCCCCAGCGGCTCCGCCCAGGACGTGGACGCCGCCATCACGGCCGCTGCTGCCGCGCAGCCTGCGTGGGCCGCCCTGCCCGCACCGGCTCGCGGTGCCATACTGATCGCAGCCGGAAACCTCCTCCTCGACCGCCAGGCCGCCATTGCCGAGGATCTGGTCCGTGAAGAGGGCAAGACCCTGGCCGAAGCCAAGGGCGAAGTGAAACGGGCTTCCGACGTGCTCCGCTTCTTCGGCTCCCTGGGCTGGGCCGCCACGGGTGAAGTCCTGCCCAGTGGGCTTCCTGACACCACCATTACCACCCGCCGCGAAGCATTGGGCGTTGTCGGGCTCATTACGCCTTGGAACTTCCCTATCGCCATCCCCGCCTGGAAGACCGCACCGGCCCTCATCAGCGGCAACACCGTGGTGATCAAACCCGCCGAGCTCACTCCCCTCTCAGCCACGCACCTTGCCCGCGCCCTCCAGGATGCGGGACTCCCGGCAGGAGTCTTCAATGTGGTCCACGGCAAGGGCCGCATCGTGGGCGACGCCCTGGCCCGGGATCCACGGATCGCCGGACTGTCCTTCACCGGCTCAACCAAGGTAGGCCTCGGGCTGCAGGAAATCCTCAACGCACGCCGGGCCCGCGTCCAGTTGGAAATGGGCGGCAAGAACGGGGTCCTGGTGCTGGACGATGCCGATGCCCGTAAAGCCGCGCAGGTGGTGGCCGCCGGGGCATTCGGGCTGACGGGCCAGGCGTGCACGGCCACGTCGCGCGTCTATGTGACACCCGGCATCCGCCCTGCCTTCCTGGAAGCCCTCGTAGCGGAAGCGGCCACCTACAACCCCGGGGACGGCCTTGGCGGTGTTGATTCGGGCGAAGCCCGGATGGGCGCTGTGGTGAGCAGGCAGCAGTTCGAGCAGGACCAGGACGCGGTGCGGACCGCCGTCGAACGCGGCGCGACGCTCCTGCACGGACAGTACGACGGCGACCCCACCGGTCCGCTGTTCCTCGCACCGGCCGTCCTCACGGACCTGCCGTTTGACGACGCCGCAGTCACGGAGGAGATTTTCGGTCCGGTAGTGGCCGTGCTCGAGGTTGCCGACTACGAAGCGGGACTGGCCGCCATCAACGATTCCCGGTACGGCCTCACGGCAGGAATCTGCACGGACTCGCTGGCGTTGGCCAGCGACTTTGCTGCACGGGCACAGGCCGGAGTTGTGAAAGTGAACCGTCCAACAGCGGGCCTGGACCTGAACGTTCCCTTCGGCGGAGTCAAAGATTCCTCCACCAACACGTTCCGCGAACAAGGCCGCTCCGCGCTGGATTTCTTCACTTGGGGCAAGACCGTTTACACAGGGGTGTAG
- a CDS encoding ATP-binding protein: MTQPSAWDIGEKKKLLIFQRSFHEHTLRMRVVLSQLPLSVCVCLSAILVWLFFPATLENPLFLIFLLSQAFLLALCIVVPWHRLPFASFLTIPILDMVSIAFGREGGQEALTGLSVLVVLPVIWLCASGLYPRLAIVMSFLGPLGIVWVPVFLHNEVSEQALTKPLLFPILILGIGVSVSVLTLSMVRQQRVLEQKDEALKEALGISTKQERLLNTVMEALPLGVVAVDGDGHDILMNRRQRQTHALATPPDNDDPNESQLLVFDIDRSTPLPPDRRPVRRAVLGERFTDQLVWLGTGEEQRAFTTSARPMLDDAGKFAGSVVVFSDVTDLVNALAARDDFVANVSHEFRTPLTSILGYVELILDDASLDAHSRKQLDVVRRNAERLLTLVSDLLAVRSGQIVIQRHTADVAELVRGSVTSAEPRAAKAGIRLSMDLPDALEARVDSSRLAQVLDNLVSNAIKYSPDGGDVEVAAWEDEDFVFCRVTDTGMGMNEEEQAEAFTKFFRAGGVRKSAIPGVGLGLPISKAIVEAHGGTITLESEPGRGTTFTVKMPA, translated from the coding sequence ATGACCCAACCCTCAGCTTGGGATATTGGTGAAAAGAAGAAATTGTTGATTTTTCAGCGCTCGTTCCACGAACATACCCTGCGGATGCGGGTTGTCCTCAGTCAATTGCCGTTATCGGTGTGTGTCTGTCTTTCGGCAATTCTGGTGTGGCTGTTTTTCCCCGCCACACTCGAAAACCCGTTGTTCCTCATCTTCCTGCTGAGCCAGGCATTCCTGTTGGCATTGTGCATTGTGGTTCCTTGGCACCGCCTGCCCTTCGCCAGCTTCCTCACCATCCCCATCCTGGACATGGTTTCCATAGCCTTCGGCAGGGAAGGCGGACAGGAGGCGCTTACCGGCCTCAGTGTCCTGGTGGTGTTGCCTGTCATCTGGTTGTGCGCTTCCGGCCTCTACCCGCGGCTGGCCATCGTCATGTCCTTCCTGGGCCCACTCGGAATTGTCTGGGTACCGGTCTTCCTTCATAACGAGGTCAGCGAACAGGCCCTCACCAAACCCCTGCTGTTCCCCATCCTTATCCTCGGCATCGGCGTTTCGGTGAGTGTGCTCACCCTGAGCATGGTGCGCCAGCAGCGCGTCCTGGAGCAAAAGGACGAGGCCCTGAAAGAAGCGCTGGGTATCAGCACCAAACAGGAACGGCTGCTGAACACCGTCATGGAAGCCCTGCCGCTGGGCGTGGTTGCTGTTGACGGCGACGGGCACGACATCCTCATGAACAGGCGCCAGCGCCAGACCCACGCATTGGCCACACCGCCGGACAACGACGACCCCAACGAATCCCAGCTGCTGGTGTTCGACATTGACAGGAGCACTCCCCTGCCGCCCGACCGCCGGCCGGTGCGGCGCGCCGTCCTGGGCGAACGCTTCACAGACCAGCTGGTCTGGCTGGGTACAGGAGAGGAACAGCGGGCCTTCACCACCAGCGCCCGTCCCATGCTGGACGACGCCGGGAAGTTCGCGGGCTCTGTGGTGGTCTTCAGTGACGTCACGGATCTGGTGAACGCGCTGGCAGCCAGGGATGACTTCGTGGCCAACGTCTCCCACGAATTCCGCACCCCGTTGACGTCCATCCTGGGTTACGTCGAGCTGATCCTCGACGACGCCTCCCTCGATGCCCATTCCCGCAAACAACTCGACGTCGTCAGACGGAACGCGGAGCGGCTGCTGACCTTGGTTTCGGACCTGTTGGCGGTGCGATCCGGACAGATCGTCATTCAACGACACACGGCAGACGTTGCCGAATTGGTGCGGGGAAGCGTCACCTCCGCCGAGCCCCGCGCAGCCAAGGCCGGCATCCGGCTCTCGATGGACCTGCCCGATGCCCTGGAAGCACGCGTGGACTCATCACGCCTGGCCCAGGTCCTGGACAACCTGGTGTCGAATGCCATCAAGTACTCCCCCGACGGCGGCGATGTGGAAGTTGCGGCCTGGGAAGATGAGGACTTTGTCTTCTGCCGTGTCACCGATACGGGCATGGGCATGAACGAGGAAGAACAGGCCGAGGCCTTCACCAAATTCTTCCGCGCCGGCGGGGTCCGCAAGAGCGCCATCCCCGGGGTTGGGCTGGGACTGCCCATCAGCAAGGCCATTGTTGAAGCGCACGGCGGGACCATCACCTTGGAGAGCGAGCCCGGGCGCGGAACCACCTTCACAGTGAAGATGCCCGCCTAG
- a CDS encoding response regulator transcription factor, translated as MSEVRVGLVIEDDQDIRELVRVVLSQAGFDVHTASTGSAGVTSARELNPDVITLDLGLPDIDGFEVARQIRKSSDAYIIMLTARAEELDTLMGLEAGGDDYLTKPFRPRELRARVEAMMRRPRASSDTKSAPEEADPEMIHNGLAVSAGSRTAILNGTELKLTRTEFDLLLALLETGRIVRTKADLARRLRNEPYDVGSYVSDADERAVEVHMGNLRKKLGDSIQGPRWLETVRGVGYRLAPAVNNN; from the coding sequence ATGAGTGAAGTACGTGTGGGGCTGGTCATTGAAGACGACCAGGATATTCGCGAGTTGGTGCGGGTAGTTCTTTCCCAAGCAGGATTTGATGTTCACACGGCGTCGACGGGTTCTGCCGGTGTGACGTCGGCCCGCGAACTCAACCCGGACGTCATCACCCTGGATCTCGGCCTTCCTGACATCGACGGTTTCGAGGTCGCACGGCAGATCCGTAAGTCCTCCGACGCCTACATCATCATGCTCACGGCCCGCGCCGAGGAACTCGATACTCTCATGGGCCTGGAGGCTGGTGGCGACGACTACCTCACCAAGCCTTTCCGGCCGCGCGAATTGCGTGCCCGGGTGGAGGCCATGATGCGCAGGCCGCGTGCGTCGTCGGACACCAAGAGCGCGCCGGAAGAAGCGGATCCGGAGATGATCCACAACGGACTGGCCGTTTCGGCCGGTTCCCGCACGGCAATCCTTAACGGCACCGAGTTGAAGCTCACCCGCACAGAGTTCGATCTGTTGCTGGCGCTCCTGGAAACCGGCCGGATCGTGCGGACCAAAGCCGACCTCGCCCGTCGCCTTCGCAACGAACCCTACGACGTCGGCAGTTACGTCAGCGACGCGGACGAACGTGCCGTTGAGGTGCACATGGGCAACCTGCGCAAGAAGCTGGGCGACAGTATCCAGGGTCCGCGGTGGCTCGAGACGGTCCGCGGCGTCGGGTACCGGCTCGCCCCGGCCGTCAACAACAACTAG
- a CDS encoding enoyl-CoA hydratase-related protein, protein MSVVVEETVDEVTLTITGGVATVVIDRQGVLNAVDGATHARLNEIWARLEADPSVRAVVITGAGPRAFCVGADMSAEAVDKTGLEYWAGLDPNGFGGLSLRTSLDIPVIARVNGYALGGGMEIVLGADIVVAADTAKFGLTEPRVGRLALDGGIHQLVRRIPYTQAMGMLLTGRKADAAEMRSMGLVNEVVPAEELDAAVQRWVEQILACAPTSVKAVKQMVSRTGHLTAKEARGLRLPALMAALDSEDSAEGVRAFQEKRPPVWPGR, encoded by the coding sequence ATGAGCGTCGTGGTTGAAGAAACCGTGGACGAGGTCACGCTGACGATCACCGGTGGAGTCGCCACCGTGGTCATCGACCGGCAGGGCGTGCTCAACGCCGTGGACGGCGCCACGCACGCACGGCTCAACGAAATCTGGGCCCGGCTGGAGGCAGATCCATCCGTGCGGGCCGTGGTGATCACCGGCGCCGGGCCTCGCGCGTTCTGCGTTGGCGCCGACATGTCGGCAGAGGCAGTGGACAAGACCGGGCTGGAATACTGGGCAGGATTGGACCCCAACGGCTTCGGCGGCCTCAGCCTCCGCACCAGCCTGGACATCCCCGTCATCGCCCGGGTCAACGGGTATGCCTTGGGCGGCGGCATGGAAATCGTGCTCGGCGCAGACATCGTGGTGGCGGCCGATACCGCGAAGTTCGGTTTGACCGAACCCCGGGTCGGGCGCTTGGCGCTCGACGGCGGCATCCATCAACTGGTGCGACGCATCCCCTACACGCAGGCCATGGGAATGCTGCTGACCGGACGCAAGGCCGATGCTGCCGAAATGCGTTCCATGGGGCTCGTCAACGAGGTGGTACCCGCCGAGGAACTCGACGCCGCAGTCCAGCGCTGGGTGGAGCAGATCCTTGCCTGCGCGCCCACTTCGGTCAAAGCCGTCAAACAAATGGTCAGCCGGACCGGCCACCTCACGGCCAAGGAAGCCCGGGGCTTGCGTCTTCCTGCCCTGATGGCCGCGCTGGACAGCGAGGACTCCGCGGAAGGCGTCCGGGCCTTCCAGGAGAAGCGTCCGCCTGTGTGGCCCGGCCGCTGA
- a CDS encoding SDR family oxidoreductase produces MDLGIAGKTALVAASTGGLGLAAAGALAAEGVRVAVVGRRRERAKEIVAELQAAYGTGMLGSTGFDAVAIEADLGTEEGIESAVDQTVANLGPIDILVLNGPGPKPGAAATLSSADMAAAFDLLVKPHHALVSRVLPGMRERRWGRILAIGSSGVTAPLPNLAVSNTGRAALAGYLKTLAAEVALDDVTVNLLLPGRIATDRVAQLDQAAAKRRGTTLEDIQLESRKTIPARRYGEPAEFGAAAAFLCSAPASYITGVALRCDGGLIRSL; encoded by the coding sequence ATGGATCTGGGCATCGCAGGAAAGACAGCGCTCGTAGCGGCCTCGACAGGCGGGCTTGGGTTGGCCGCTGCAGGGGCACTGGCCGCCGAAGGCGTCCGGGTGGCAGTGGTGGGCAGGCGGCGTGAGCGGGCCAAGGAAATCGTTGCCGAACTGCAGGCCGCCTACGGCACGGGAATGCTTGGCAGCACCGGCTTCGACGCGGTCGCGATCGAAGCTGACCTGGGCACTGAGGAAGGCATCGAATCCGCCGTGGACCAGACCGTGGCAAACCTCGGCCCGATCGACATCCTGGTCCTCAACGGTCCCGGGCCCAAGCCCGGCGCCGCCGCGACCCTGAGTTCGGCGGACATGGCAGCGGCTTTCGACCTCCTGGTCAAACCCCATCACGCCCTGGTCTCCAGGGTCTTGCCGGGAATGCGTGAACGCCGCTGGGGACGCATCCTGGCCATCGGTTCCAGCGGGGTCACTGCCCCGCTCCCCAACCTGGCGGTGTCCAACACCGGTCGTGCCGCGCTTGCCGGCTACCTCAAGACCCTCGCGGCCGAAGTCGCCTTGGACGATGTCACGGTGAACCTGCTCCTTCCCGGCAGGATCGCCACGGACCGCGTTGCCCAACTGGACCAGGCCGCCGCCAAACGCCGGGGTACCACGCTGGAGGACATCCAGCTCGAATCCCGCAAGACCATACCCGCCCGACGGTATGGAGAACCTGCCGAGTTCGGTGCCGCCGCAGCCTTCCTGTGCAGCGCACCGGCGTCGTACATCACCGGAGTCGCGCTCAGGTGCGACGGCGGCCTGATCCGCAGCCTGTAA
- a CDS encoding dihydrodipicolinate synthase family protein translates to MPLSSAPKNRESLPPGVWGVVATPFQGSTLDVDLDSLAGLVEHYEAIGTTGLTVLGVFGEAASLTPQERRDVLETVIDSTALPLVVGSTALATRPAIEEVLAAQQIAGPRLAAVMVQANSPRAEAVIAHLDAIHRATGAKVVLQDYPLASGVSIPTPALITAVNACASVIAVKAEAPPTSVAIAELRAAVGVSIFGGLGGQGLLDELLAGAAGAMTGFSYPEALISCVRAWQDAGYAAAERELQPYLPLINFEQQAKVALAIRKECLRERGIIKDSGVRAPAAGFPDVLREAMNVHLAEAAAALAAHTTAGSI, encoded by the coding sequence ATGCCTCTCTCTTCTGCGCCCAAAAACCGTGAATCCCTCCCGCCCGGCGTATGGGGCGTTGTCGCCACGCCGTTCCAAGGCAGCACCCTGGACGTGGACCTGGACAGCCTCGCCGGACTCGTGGAGCACTACGAGGCCATAGGGACGACCGGCCTCACTGTCCTGGGCGTCTTCGGCGAAGCGGCCTCCCTGACACCGCAGGAACGCCGCGATGTCCTGGAAACGGTCATCGACAGCACCGCCCTTCCGCTGGTGGTGGGCAGCACCGCTCTGGCCACCCGGCCGGCCATCGAAGAGGTCCTGGCCGCACAGCAGATCGCCGGCCCGCGCCTTGCCGCGGTCATGGTGCAAGCGAACTCGCCCCGCGCCGAAGCAGTCATCGCCCACCTTGATGCCATCCACCGGGCAACAGGGGCGAAGGTTGTCCTGCAGGACTATCCCCTGGCCAGCGGTGTCAGCATCCCGACACCGGCATTGATCACTGCGGTCAACGCCTGCGCCTCGGTCATCGCAGTCAAAGCCGAAGCCCCGCCCACCAGCGTGGCCATCGCGGAGCTGCGGGCCGCCGTCGGGGTTTCCATCTTCGGCGGCCTGGGCGGCCAGGGCCTCCTGGATGAACTCCTGGCAGGCGCAGCCGGTGCCATGACCGGTTTCTCTTATCCGGAAGCCCTCATTTCCTGCGTGCGGGCCTGGCAGGACGCCGGATATGCAGCCGCCGAACGCGAACTGCAGCCGTACCTGCCGCTCATCAACTTTGAGCAACAGGCGAAAGTTGCCCTCGCTATCCGCAAGGAATGCCTTCGCGAGCGCGGCATTATCAAGGACTCCGGCGTCCGTGCACCGGCGGCCGGATTCCCGGACGTGCTGCGCGAGGCCATGAACGTGCACCTGGCAGAAGCCGCTGCCGCACTGGCAGCACACACCACAGCAGGGAGCATCTGA
- a CDS encoding CaiB/BaiF CoA transferase family protein — protein sequence MSTVTLEQAEHTTAAHAAESRAPMRLPLDGIKIVDFTQVFMGPSCTQLLGDYGADIIKVERPGAGDISRNSFPDQDGQDNPIFLSINRNKRSVSVDTRTDEGREVLHRLMADADVVVSNFRSGVMERMGFGYEELKEKNPGIIWASGTGFGPEGPYSHKGGQDAIAQAYSGVMWRRESEDAKPAIYPTTLCDYITGMHLMQGILLALRTRETSGTGQKVEVTMYDSMLHLQMQEACMQLNRGYEVNWGAMPLSGVFETTNGAVCMVGGFTPDPLARISNALDLDEDLTERPGFATLEQQFKNKPALQAIFREHFATNTTEYWTAKLEEQGLLNAPVHTLEQALADAQTEANGMIVEAEHPTVGTVKMLNAPIRLSATPPTIRRTAPRLGEHNVEVLLENGFDEETIERLQQLGVLR from the coding sequence ATGAGCACCGTGACCCTGGAACAAGCAGAACACACGACGGCGGCACACGCCGCAGAGTCCCGGGCACCCATGCGGCTCCCCCTGGACGGCATCAAGATCGTGGACTTCACCCAAGTGTTCATGGGCCCGTCCTGCACCCAGCTGCTGGGCGACTACGGTGCCGACATCATCAAAGTGGAGCGGCCCGGCGCCGGCGACATTTCCCGTAACTCCTTCCCGGACCAGGACGGGCAGGACAACCCGATCTTCCTGTCCATCAACCGGAACAAGCGCAGCGTCTCCGTAGACACCCGCACTGATGAGGGACGCGAGGTACTGCACCGGCTCATGGCCGACGCAGACGTCGTGGTCAGCAACTTCCGCTCAGGCGTCATGGAACGCATGGGCTTCGGCTACGAGGAACTCAAGGAGAAGAATCCTGGCATCATCTGGGCTTCCGGCACAGGCTTCGGCCCCGAAGGACCCTACTCCCACAAAGGCGGCCAGGATGCGATCGCCCAGGCCTATTCCGGCGTGATGTGGCGCCGCGAGTCCGAAGACGCCAAGCCGGCCATCTACCCCACCACCCTGTGCGACTACATCACCGGCATGCACCTCATGCAGGGCATCCTGCTGGCGCTGCGTACCCGGGAGACCTCGGGCACCGGCCAAAAGGTGGAAGTGACCATGTACGACTCCATGCTGCACCTCCAAATGCAGGAAGCATGCATGCAGCTGAACCGCGGCTACGAGGTCAACTGGGGTGCCATGCCTTTGAGCGGAGTCTTCGAAACCACCAACGGCGCCGTGTGCATGGTGGGTGGCTTCACCCCGGACCCGTTGGCCCGGATCTCCAATGCGCTGGACCTCGACGAGGACCTCACCGAACGGCCCGGGTTCGCCACCTTGGAACAACAGTTCAAGAACAAACCCGCCCTCCAGGCAATCTTCCGGGAGCACTTCGCCACGAACACCACCGAATACTGGACCGCGAAGCTTGAGGAACAGGGCCTGCTGAACGCCCCCGTGCACACCTTGGAGCAAGCGCTCGCCGACGCACAGACCGAAGCCAACGGGATGATCGTCGAAGCTGAACATCCGACGGTGGGCACCGTGAAAATGCTGAATGCTCCCATCCGGCTCTCCGCCACCCCTCCCACCATCCGCAGGACAGCACCCCGGCTGGGCGAGCACAACGTCGAGGTCCTGCTGGAAAACGGCTTCGATGAGGAAACCATCGAACGCCTGCAGCAGTTGGGAGTCCTGCGATGA
- a CDS encoding FAD-dependent oxidoreductase, producing MNPLEHHTSLELSTSTADLTAPVISRSDVLVVGGGPAGVAAAVTAARSGAKVTLLERYSSLGGLASGGMVLVLDDMINGQEITVTGIVSEYVERLQKLGLAIVPPADDRKTSEELWNKWGRFGTFDFHSHTNPKPICYAAAFDPDGWKRVSNDLVREAGVDLRLHSWFSRPIVDNGVIKGVICETKLGPQAFMADVVIDTTGDIDVASRAGASYAKDNYLTTLVFRLGNVDTNAAEAFEQANPKEARAINRKIKRLLGGAWELWWLKTPIDGVVWCNAPHMTGFDGVDPADMTAAEFAARDRISEAVDYVRANLPGFENCYMLDVASQMGVRQTRLLQGEYVMTKDDVTQRRHFADTVARGRDYYYPYRSLLPKEVDQLLVAGRHYSATPEAQKMSREIPPCMAMGQAVGVAAALAVENNVLVRDVAAADIQQGMRRHGADPGDVPSSNATVDSEAAVPA from the coding sequence ATGAACCCGCTCGAACACCACACGTCCCTCGAACTCAGCACTTCGACGGCGGACCTCACCGCCCCGGTCATCTCCCGCTCCGATGTCCTCGTCGTAGGTGGCGGGCCCGCCGGTGTGGCCGCCGCCGTCACCGCAGCGCGCTCCGGCGCGAAGGTCACCCTGCTCGAACGCTACTCATCCCTGGGTGGCCTCGCCTCCGGCGGCATGGTCCTTGTCCTCGACGACATGATCAACGGCCAGGAAATCACCGTCACCGGTATCGTCTCCGAGTACGTCGAACGCCTGCAGAAGCTGGGCCTGGCCATCGTCCCGCCGGCCGATGACCGCAAGACCTCCGAGGAACTCTGGAACAAGTGGGGGCGCTTCGGCACCTTCGACTTCCACTCCCACACCAACCCCAAGCCCATTTGCTACGCCGCCGCCTTCGACCCCGACGGCTGGAAGCGCGTATCCAACGACCTCGTCCGCGAAGCCGGAGTGGACCTCCGCCTGCACTCCTGGTTCTCCCGTCCCATCGTGGACAACGGCGTGATCAAGGGCGTCATCTGCGAAACGAAACTTGGCCCGCAGGCCTTCATGGCCGACGTCGTCATTGACACCACCGGTGACATCGACGTCGCATCCCGTGCCGGTGCCAGCTACGCCAAGGACAACTACCTCACCACCTTGGTCTTCCGCCTCGGGAACGTCGATACCAACGCGGCCGAAGCCTTCGAGCAGGCCAATCCGAAGGAAGCCCGCGCCATCAACCGCAAGATCAAGCGCCTCCTCGGCGGCGCCTGGGAACTGTGGTGGCTCAAGACCCCCATCGACGGCGTCGTCTGGTGCAACGCCCCGCACATGACCGGTTTCGACGGTGTCGACCCCGCCGACATGACCGCAGCAGAGTTCGCTGCCCGCGACCGGATCTCCGAGGCCGTGGATTACGTCCGCGCCAACCTCCCGGGCTTCGAAAACTGCTACATGCTGGACGTCGCCTCCCAGATGGGCGTCCGCCAGACCCGGCTCCTGCAAGGCGAATACGTCATGACCAAGGACGACGTCACCCAGCGCCGCCACTTCGCAGACACCGTGGCACGCGGCCGGGACTACTACTACCCCTACCGTTCTTTGCTGCCCAAGGAAGTGGACCAGCTCCTGGTGGCCGGACGGCACTACTCGGCAACGCCCGAGGCCCAGAAGATGTCCCGCGAGATCCCGCCCTGCATGGCCATGGGCCAAGCCGTTGGCGTCGCGGCGGCTCTCGCCGTCGAGAACAACGTCCTGGTCCGCGATGTCGCGGCAGCGGACATCCAGCAGGGCATGCGCCGCCACGGTGCAGACCCGGGCGACGTCCCGTCGTCGAACGCCACCGTCGACTCCGAAGCAGCGGTGCCGGCATGA
- the fdxA gene encoding ferredoxin — MSYVIAQPCVDVKDKACIDECPVDCIYEGDRSLYIHPSECVDCGACDPVCPVEAIYYADDVPDEWADYVRANAEFFEDPARDHPVVAAEPLRIA; from the coding sequence ATGAGCTACGTGATCGCCCAGCCGTGCGTGGATGTGAAGGACAAAGCCTGCATCGACGAGTGTCCGGTCGACTGCATCTACGAGGGTGACCGTTCACTGTATATCCACCCCTCGGAGTGCGTGGACTGCGGGGCCTGTGATCCGGTGTGCCCGGTGGAAGCGATCTACTACGCGGACGACGTCCCGGATGAGTGGGCAGACTATGTCCGGGCGAACGCCGAGTTCTTCGAGGATCCGGCCCGCGACCATCCTGTGGTCGCGGCCGAGCCCTTGCGGATTGCCTAG